The genomic stretch AGATTATCCTCAAAATCCACTGATCTTTTGGACTTTGACCCTAGACAACATCTTGGAAATAACCTTAGTAATACATACTTAGTGCACAGGGCTTTTGACAATCCACTTTCAAGTtcattatgtccattttacagataaggaaactgagactctgagtCACTTGCCCTGGGGCCCTTATTCAGAAGGGCTGGGATAGAATCAGAGCCATGAGTCATCCTATGGAAATCCTTGCCCTGAGGCCTGGGGAACAGGGCTCTTGAAAGACAAGGGAGTCAGGCAGAGGCTTTGCTTGGGGTTGGGATCAGGAGTCTCCCTGTTTATATGCCTGGAACTCCAGAGGGTTGAGACTGAGAGAGCTGGAGGGAAGGAGGTcagcctgccccagcccctccttaCCTTTCACAGGGGAAATGCAGACTTTCCCACACATGCCCCTGCAGCACTTTAATTTACCCACGCACTGGCCATCTGTCTCACAGTAACTGGGGGGGTTAAGCATCAGACATTGGCCGTAGACCACTGGACACTTCCCAGGCTTCTCCTCAACTGGTGAGAGTAGAGTCATGGGTTAGAAACCTTGTACCTTCCACACCACCCCCCTGCTTCTggaccccagcccctgccccaggccctgccccagcctgAGCCTCCTATCCCCATGACCACCACATCCTTCCTGAGGCCGGGATACCCCCTGAAGGTAGGATCTGGCTCTCTTCTGACATTGGGCCCCCAGTCAATGCAGGTGGCCAGTTGTGCAGTGCTGCGTGGCTGGgtggctctcccacctcctcacCTGTGTTCAAGATGTTGACAGGATCCAGGCATTTGATTCCGCAGGTATCAGGGCAACATTTCTTcttctccagacactgccagTCACTCTTGCACTTGGGTTTCTCATATCTAAGGCACTGGGCAGGTTTTCTAGGAGGGCAGGCTCCCGCTTTCAAAGCTTTGGAAGAGAAGTTCAAGAGTTTGGGAGGAGGCTGGGTGTTAAGTAGCCATCACGGCTCCTGGACAAAGCGCCACTTTCCAGTAGTGACCCTCACTCAGGTGACCA from Balaenoptera acutorostrata chromosome 15, mBalAcu1.1, whole genome shotgun sequence encodes the following:
- the SLPI gene encoding antileukoproteinase, which codes for MTFSGLFPFVLLALGTLAPWSVEGAGNALKAGACPPRKPAQCLRYEKPKCKSDWQCLEKKKCCPDTCGIKCLDPVNILNTVEEKPGKCPVVYGQCLMLNPPSYCETDGQCVGKLKCCRGMCGKVCISPVKA